One segment of Mycolicibacterium baixiangningiae DNA contains the following:
- a CDS encoding amidase — MTETLAQRTIPELRVAIDRGEVDPVDLVRGALAQIARTEDEIQAFAAVFADEALAVAQEQRAAQADGGPLRGIPVAVKDIYDVGGYRTGNGSLGAPEHLATEDSEAVRRLREAGAVILGKTTTHEYAYGVNTPPTRNPWGLDRIPGGSSGGSGAAIAAGVTTAALGTDTGGSIRIPAALCGVTGHKPTFGMVSRRGVSALSSTLDHAGPLGRTVDDTVALLEVIAGHDPGDPYSSTAPIPDFRSEFDRGLAGLTIGIAEPYFCDRLAPDVAATFETAVRTLEAAGATIRRVTFTDVELCPEVVHVVCGVEAAAWHGVQTGMSPDKFSTDVQDALAVGAAYSGVDYLAGLRARAAVIAGMTAMFDSGIDVLISATIAMTAPPYGATEVELGGATVPILDGINTLTVPANVTGMPALTVPAGFGDDGLPIGLQLMGRPGADATVLGAGRAFESLAGCVDVPLPF, encoded by the coding sequence GTGACCGAGACTCTCGCGCAACGAACGATTCCCGAACTCCGCGTGGCGATCGACCGCGGCGAGGTGGACCCTGTGGACCTGGTTCGCGGCGCACTCGCGCAGATCGCCCGGACCGAGGACGAGATCCAGGCGTTCGCCGCGGTGTTCGCCGACGAGGCGCTCGCCGTCGCTCAGGAGCAGCGTGCGGCGCAGGCCGACGGCGGCCCGTTGCGCGGGATACCCGTCGCGGTCAAGGACATCTACGACGTCGGCGGGTACCGCACCGGCAACGGCTCGCTCGGCGCGCCCGAGCACTTGGCGACAGAGGACTCCGAGGCGGTGCGGCGACTGCGGGAGGCCGGGGCGGTCATCCTCGGCAAGACCACCACCCACGAATACGCCTACGGCGTCAACACCCCGCCGACCCGCAATCCCTGGGGCCTCGACCGCATCCCGGGCGGGTCCAGCGGGGGCAGCGGCGCCGCCATCGCAGCGGGCGTGACGACCGCCGCCCTCGGCACCGACACCGGCGGCTCGATCCGCATCCCGGCGGCGCTGTGCGGGGTGACCGGCCACAAACCCACCTTCGGCATGGTGAGCCGCCGCGGTGTCAGCGCGCTCAGTTCGACGCTGGACCACGCCGGACCACTGGGCCGCACCGTCGACGACACCGTGGCTCTGCTGGAAGTCATCGCCGGCCACGATCCGGGTGATCCCTACAGCAGCACCGCGCCCATCCCGGACTTCCGCAGCGAATTCGACCGCGGGCTGGCCGGATTGACGATCGGTATCGCCGAACCGTACTTCTGCGACCGGCTCGCCCCCGATGTCGCCGCCACCTTCGAGACCGCGGTGCGCACTCTGGAAGCCGCGGGCGCCACCATCCGCCGGGTGACGTTCACCGACGTCGAGTTGTGCCCCGAGGTGGTGCACGTCGTCTGCGGCGTCGAGGCCGCCGCATGGCACGGGGTGCAGACCGGGATGAGCCCGGACAAGTTCAGCACCGACGTCCAGGATGCGCTTGCCGTCGGCGCGGCCTACAGCGGCGTCGACTACCTCGCCGGCCTGCGGGCCCGCGCCGCCGTCATCGCCGGGATGACCGCGATGTTCGACTCCGGGATCGACGTGCTGATCTCGGCGACCATCGCGATGACCGCTCCGCCGTACGGGGCCACCGAGGTCGAACTGGGCGGCGCCACGGTGCCCATCCTCGACGGCATCAACACACTGACCGTGCCGGCCAACGTGACCGGAATGCCGGCGCTGACGGTGCCGGCAGGGTTCGGCGACGACGGTCTGCCGATCGGGCTGCAGCTGATGGGCCGCCCGGGTGCGGATGCGACCGTGCTGGGCGCCGGGCGCGCGTTCGAATCGCTCGCGGGGTGTGTCGACGTACCACTTCCATTCTGA
- a CDS encoding ATP-binding cassette domain-containing protein, which yields MSRDPLVTVTDLTKVFSVRGEDGKRGEFVAVDSVSFAVERGETFGLIGESGSGKTTTGRMVMGLETPTSGSVTFDGNELVGLSDLAMRRYRQQIQIVFQDSGSAFNPRRSVGAQIAYPLRLIRTASAAEARRKTLELLDRVGMLPSHYDRYIHEFSGGQRQRLGIARALVTDPDFVVLDEPTAALDVSVQAQILNLLKDLQRERKLTMLLITHNLALVEHMCEHAGVLDHGRLVETGPVDRLLTEPETEITRKLVDAVLEPELAGTHN from the coding sequence ATGTCGCGTGATCCGCTGGTCACGGTCACCGACCTGACAAAGGTGTTCAGTGTCCGCGGCGAGGACGGTAAACGCGGTGAGTTCGTGGCCGTCGACTCGGTCAGCTTCGCGGTCGAACGCGGCGAGACATTCGGCCTGATCGGCGAATCCGGCTCGGGAAAGACCACCACGGGCCGGATGGTGATGGGTCTGGAGACGCCCACGTCCGGGTCGGTGACCTTCGACGGCAACGAACTCGTCGGCCTCTCCGACCTGGCCATGCGCCGCTACCGCCAGCAGATCCAGATCGTGTTCCAGGATTCGGGTTCGGCGTTCAATCCACGCCGCAGCGTCGGCGCCCAGATCGCCTACCCCCTGCGGTTGATCCGGACCGCCTCAGCCGCCGAGGCCAGGCGCAAGACCCTCGAATTGCTGGACCGCGTCGGGATGCTGCCTTCGCATTACGACCGCTACATCCACGAATTCTCCGGGGGGCAGCGTCAACGCCTCGGCATCGCCCGCGCCCTGGTGACCGACCCGGACTTCGTCGTCCTCGACGAACCGACCGCGGCGCTGGACGTCTCGGTGCAGGCGCAGATCCTCAACCTGCTCAAAGACCTTCAGCGCGAACGGAAGCTGACCATGTTGCTCATCACCCACAACCTCGCTCTGGTCGAGCACATGTGTGAGCACGCAGGCGTACTCGACCACGGCAGGCTCGTCGAGACCGGCCCGGTAGACCGGCTGCTGACCGAACCCGAAACCGAGATCACCCGCAAACTCGTCGACGCCGTGCTCGAACCCGAGCTGGCCGGCACCCACAACTGA
- a CDS encoding ABC transporter ATP-binding protein: MSPETPAALDVRNLSVDFHTDGGVVHAVKNANITVREGGILGLVGESGSGKSVTSLAVLRLLGSTRAEITSGEILFRGENLLDKTDKEMRAIRGPHIGLVSQNALSALDPSFTVGAQLMEVIRLHQRVDKATARAKALEALDLVALPDAKRRMRSYPHELSGGQRQRVVIAIALSCRPELLLADEPTTALDATVQKQILDLLVDINAELGTSILLVTHDFGVVAHVCSDDTVMRRGDVLESGAVDQVLNRPQHPYTQGLMRAVPRLHLDPGTRSVPRADRRLFEFHGDTTLTATKEQPHVA; this comes from the coding sequence ATGAGCCCGGAAACCCCAGCGGCGCTGGATGTCAGAAATCTGTCGGTCGACTTCCACACCGACGGAGGTGTGGTGCACGCGGTGAAGAACGCCAACATCACCGTCCGAGAGGGGGGCATTCTGGGCCTCGTCGGCGAGTCGGGGTCCGGCAAGTCGGTGACCTCCCTGGCGGTGCTGCGCCTGCTCGGCAGCACCCGCGCGGAGATCACCAGCGGCGAGATCCTGTTCCGCGGCGAGAATCTGCTCGACAAGACGGACAAGGAGATGCGCGCCATCCGCGGCCCGCACATCGGACTGGTCTCCCAGAACGCCTTGTCGGCGCTCGACCCGTCGTTCACCGTCGGTGCACAGCTGATGGAGGTGATCCGCCTGCACCAGCGGGTCGACAAGGCGACGGCGAGGGCGAAGGCGCTCGAAGCGCTCGACCTCGTGGCACTGCCCGACGCCAAGCGGCGGATGCGGTCCTATCCGCACGAACTGTCCGGCGGGCAGCGCCAGCGCGTGGTGATCGCGATCGCACTGTCGTGCCGGCCGGAGCTCCTACTCGCCGACGAACCGACCACGGCGCTCGACGCCACCGTGCAGAAACAGATCCTCGATCTGCTCGTCGACATCAACGCCGAACTGGGCACGTCGATCCTGCTCGTCACCCACGACTTCGGCGTCGTCGCCCACGTGTGCAGCGACGACACCGTGATGCGCCGCGGCGATGTGCTCGAATCCGGCGCCGTCGACCAGGTGCTGAACCGGCCCCAGCACCCGTACACGCAGGGGCTGATGCGTGCGGTGCCCCGTCTGCACCTCGACCCCGGCACCCGCTCCGTACCGCGGGCGGACCGGCGACTGTTCGAGTTCCACGGCGACACCACCCTGACCGCCACGAAGGAGCAACCCCATGTCGCGTGA
- a CDS encoding ABC transporter permease has translation MSALAQAVGTGRSLIGARRTSAGGHAPTETHVPKPPWRLAVRAFRRDRWAVVSLVVLVAVTLAAIFAPLLTPYSPVAGDPVDRLAGVGTDGHLLGLDGQGRDIWTRLLYGGRNSLTVAVVPVLVVFPLALMIGLFAGFRRSRAGETLMRILDVLFAFPLVLLAIALSAVLGAGLGNVMLAIGITLVPYMARVAYTATVQESSKDYVEAARAYGANPLLLMFRELMPNVVVQLLVYATTLCGLMIVVASGLSFLGVGVIPPTPDWGIMTADGKNVLLEGIYHVATIPGLLILVVSLAFNLIGDGIRDALDPRKQTI, from the coding sequence ATGAGTGCACTCGCCCAGGCGGTCGGTACAGGCCGCTCACTGATCGGCGCACGCCGGACGTCGGCCGGTGGGCACGCCCCGACCGAGACGCACGTCCCGAAACCCCCGTGGCGCTTGGCAGTACGAGCCTTCCGCCGGGACAGGTGGGCGGTGGTGTCACTCGTGGTGCTCGTCGCCGTCACGCTCGCGGCGATCTTCGCGCCGCTGTTGACGCCCTACAGTCCCGTCGCCGGTGATCCGGTCGACCGGCTCGCCGGTGTCGGCACCGACGGGCACCTCCTCGGGCTGGACGGCCAGGGCCGCGACATCTGGACCCGCCTGCTCTACGGCGGCCGGAACTCGTTGACAGTGGCGGTCGTCCCGGTACTCGTGGTGTTCCCGCTGGCCCTGATGATCGGGCTGTTCGCCGGCTTCCGGCGCAGCCGCGCCGGAGAGACCCTCATGCGCATCCTCGACGTGTTGTTCGCGTTCCCCCTGGTGCTGCTCGCCATCGCGCTGTCCGCCGTGCTGGGCGCCGGTCTGGGCAACGTGATGCTCGCGATCGGCATCACGCTGGTCCCCTATATGGCGCGCGTCGCCTACACGGCGACCGTCCAGGAATCCTCGAAGGACTACGTCGAAGCGGCCCGTGCGTACGGCGCCAACCCGCTGCTGCTGATGTTCCGGGAGTTGATGCCGAACGTCGTCGTCCAACTGCTGGTGTACGCGACCACCCTGTGCGGCCTGATGATCGTGGTGGCCTCCGGTCTGAGCTTCCTGGGGGTCGGCGTCATCCCGCCCACCCCGGACTGGGGGATCATGACCGCCGACGGAAAGAACGTCCTACTCGAAGGCATCTACCACGTCGCGACCATCCCGGGTCTGCTCATCCTCGTCGTCTCCCTGGCGTTCAACCTGATCGGCGACGGCATCCGCGACGCCCTCGACCCGCGAAAGCAGACGATCTGA
- a CDS encoding ABC transporter permease gives MTRVIGNRLLSTLLVLFGVALIVFLLLQMVPGDPAVTILGTGATAETVAALRTELGLDRALPVQFFDYLGGLLQGDLGRSLTVNAPVTDIMVPRFVNTLILTGAALVLCIVIAVPLGVIAAHKQYSIFDRASMVISLAGASVPVYWFGLLLIGIFAIGLGWLPTSGMYNPRFPGGIGDLLAHLVLPAIAAALVPLAVIARMTRSVMVDILAQDYIRTLRASGLSTSSVLWRHALRNALPPIVNVIGLQVGYLLGGVVFVEVVFGWPGLGQQLYTSITQRDIQVVQAGVLFIALAFVIINLVADTAVGLLDPRTRRTVRA, from the coding sequence GTGACCCGTGTCATCGGAAACCGCCTGCTCTCCACGCTTCTCGTGCTCTTCGGGGTGGCCCTCATCGTCTTCCTGCTGCTGCAGATGGTCCCGGGCGATCCCGCCGTGACCATCCTGGGCACCGGGGCGACCGCGGAGACCGTCGCCGCGCTGCGCACCGAACTCGGCCTCGACAGGGCGCTGCCCGTGCAGTTCTTCGACTACCTGGGCGGGCTATTGCAGGGGGATCTCGGACGCTCACTGACGGTCAACGCGCCCGTCACCGACATCATGGTGCCGCGCTTCGTCAACACCCTCATCCTGACGGGCGCGGCGTTGGTGCTGTGCATCGTGATCGCCGTACCGCTCGGCGTCATCGCCGCCCACAAGCAGTACAGCATCTTCGACCGCGCCTCCATGGTCATCTCGCTCGCCGGAGCGAGTGTGCCGGTGTACTGGTTCGGTCTGCTGCTGATCGGCATCTTCGCCATCGGGCTGGGCTGGTTGCCGACCTCGGGCATGTACAACCCGCGATTCCCCGGCGGAATCGGAGATCTGCTGGCGCATCTCGTCTTGCCCGCCATCGCGGCGGCGCTTGTTCCGCTCGCGGTGATCGCCCGGATGACCCGCAGCGTGATGGTCGACATCCTGGCGCAGGACTACATCCGCACATTGCGTGCCTCCGGCCTGTCGACCTCGTCGGTGTTGTGGCGGCACGCACTGCGCAATGCGTTGCCACCGATCGTCAACGTCATCGGTCTTCAGGTGGGTTACCTGCTGGGTGGGGTGGTCTTCGTGGAAGTCGTCTTCGGTTGGCCGGGGCTCGGCCAGCAGCTCTACACCTCGATCACGCAGCGCGACATCCAGGTGGTGCAGGCCGGTGTGCTGTTCATCGCGCTGGCCTTCGTGATCATCAACCTCGTCGCCGACACGGCCGTCGGCCTGCTCGATCCACGCACTCGAAGGACGGTTCGCGCATGA
- a CDS encoding ABC transporter substrate-binding protein has protein sequence MTPRYRLWRNAKRLFVVCVAAMCAGTAVAGCSRPPAQTGNVFVVAIESEADILDPQVAGGWVSWRINRQIFEPLVDQDLTIPSDQATIPPLKPGLAESWEVSDDGLDYTFHIRKGVRFHDGTPLDAKAIEYNVRRMWDKGSPMYSARAAGQTGFVWKFVESVSTVDEHTVKIILKQPFSEFLRMLTQGGNGSTAIMSPTALEKYGDDVADHPVGTGPFKFAERIRGERIDLVRNDDYWGKVPYIDGVVFRPLPDPSARTAALRSGDVDMIAVPNPDSIDNLVSEGYQLSEGIPPHTWYLSFNMKDRYTSIPEVRQAINLAVDREGMAQDLLRGSVTPAYGVQAISAGGYVERRDVYERNLDKARQLLASVGLENGFETTLITSTDGSGQIMPAQMAEFIQQNLAEVGINMKIQTQEWISYLGVWARGMQDGVGMAQMSWGMTSPYWLYIVTSSELQAPNGPNVGYYDNPVLDEAMDNAITALDPAEAEKWWREANNIVSDDAALVPIVNDKAPYMLAPYVTGFVSASEEWYDLTEVRLEQ, from the coding sequence ATGACGCCTCGATACAGGCTGTGGCGCAACGCAAAGCGTCTGTTCGTCGTATGCGTGGCCGCGATGTGTGCCGGCACCGCCGTCGCCGGATGCTCACGCCCGCCCGCCCAGACGGGCAACGTCTTCGTCGTCGCGATCGAATCCGAGGCCGACATCCTCGATCCCCAGGTTGCCGGTGGGTGGGTGTCGTGGCGGATCAACCGGCAGATCTTCGAACCGCTGGTGGACCAGGACCTGACGATCCCGTCGGACCAGGCGACGATCCCCCCGCTCAAACCCGGCCTGGCCGAGTCGTGGGAGGTCTCCGACGACGGGCTCGATTACACCTTCCACATCCGCAAGGGTGTCCGGTTCCACGATGGCACCCCGCTGGACGCGAAGGCCATCGAGTACAACGTCCGCCGCATGTGGGACAAGGGTTCACCGATGTACTCCGCACGGGCGGCGGGACAGACGGGCTTCGTGTGGAAATTCGTCGAGTCCGTCTCGACCGTCGACGAGCACACCGTGAAGATCATTCTGAAGCAACCGTTTTCGGAGTTCCTGCGGATGCTCACCCAGGGCGGGAACGGCTCCACGGCCATCATGAGCCCCACCGCCCTCGAGAAATACGGCGACGACGTCGCCGACCACCCGGTGGGCACCGGACCGTTCAAGTTCGCCGAACGCATCCGGGGTGAGCGCATCGACCTGGTCCGCAACGACGACTACTGGGGCAAGGTGCCCTATATCGACGGCGTGGTGTTCCGGCCCCTTCCCGACCCGTCGGCGCGGACGGCCGCCCTGCGGTCCGGCGATGTCGACATGATCGCGGTGCCCAACCCTGACAGCATCGACAACCTCGTCAGCGAGGGGTACCAGCTGTCCGAGGGCATCCCGCCGCACACCTGGTACCTGTCCTTCAACATGAAGGACCGGTACACCTCGATACCCGAGGTGCGCCAGGCGATCAACCTCGCCGTCGACCGCGAGGGCATGGCGCAGGATCTGTTGCGCGGCTCGGTCACCCCGGCGTACGGCGTGCAGGCCATCTCGGCCGGCGGCTACGTCGAACGTCGGGACGTCTACGAACGCAATCTGGACAAGGCGCGGCAACTGCTGGCCTCGGTCGGCCTTGAGAACGGATTCGAGACCACCCTCATCACCTCCACCGACGGATCCGGGCAGATCATGCCGGCGCAGATGGCCGAATTCATCCAGCAGAACCTCGCCGAGGTCGGGATCAACATGAAAATCCAGACCCAGGAGTGGATCTCGTATCTGGGGGTATGGGCACGCGGTATGCAGGACGGGGTCGGCATGGCGCAGATGTCGTGGGGTATGACCAGCCCGTACTGGCTCTACATCGTCACCTCCTCGGAACTGCAGGCGCCCAACGGCCCGAACGTCGGGTACTACGACAATCCGGTGCTCGACGAGGCGATGGACAACGCGATCACCGCGCTCGACCCGGCCGAGGCCGAGAAGTGGTGGCGAGAGGCCAACAACATCGTCAGCGACGACGCCGCCCTGGTGCCGATCGTCAACGACAAGGCGCCGTACATGTTGGCGCCCTACGTCACCGGCTTCGTCTCGGCGAGCGAGGAGTGGTACGACCTGACGGAAGTGAGGCTCGAACAGTGA
- a CDS encoding response regulator transcription factor — MTRAGIDTPDFSSIATAMVSPDTEVRIRGAIDFLRVETGCDSFLLAYKAPQSTGFSLVKSIGYSDAVASYLSSDIQSLPEFQKQFSDHNRITDWVDVPEFPDSYSGAQVLRPEGFTNGFLMVLHDGAGEVVGMCQANMERPEFSARSRCMIETARPLFTKYVTRQRARARARLTPREQEILALLRGGLSNAEISDRLFLSPRTVSTHVERVLRKLGVANRVAAAVHATELGLAAPNAPSSRCPHRAP, encoded by the coding sequence ATGACCCGTGCGGGAATCGACACTCCTGACTTCTCCTCGATCGCGACGGCGATGGTGTCCCCGGACACCGAGGTGCGCATCCGCGGCGCCATCGACTTCCTCCGTGTCGAGACGGGCTGTGACAGCTTCCTGCTCGCCTACAAGGCGCCACAGAGCACGGGGTTCAGCCTGGTCAAATCGATCGGCTACTCCGACGCCGTCGCCAGCTATCTGAGTTCGGACATCCAGTCGCTTCCCGAATTCCAGAAGCAGTTCTCCGACCACAACCGCATCACGGACTGGGTGGACGTGCCGGAGTTCCCCGACTCCTACAGCGGCGCGCAGGTGTTGCGACCGGAGGGGTTCACCAACGGCTTCCTCATGGTGCTGCACGACGGCGCCGGTGAGGTCGTCGGGATGTGTCAGGCCAACATGGAGCGCCCGGAATTCTCCGCACGCAGCCGTTGCATGATCGAAACCGCCCGACCCCTGTTCACCAAGTACGTGACGCGGCAGCGGGCCAGGGCGCGCGCCCGGCTGACCCCGCGGGAGCAGGAGATCCTCGCGCTGCTTCGCGGAGGGCTGTCCAACGCCGAGATCAGCGACCGGCTCTTCCTGTCGCCGCGCACCGTGAGCACCCACGTCGAACGGGTCCTGCGCAAGCTCGGTGTCGCCAACCGGGTGGCCGCCGCGGTCCACGCCACCGAACTGGGTCTTGCCGCCCCCAACGCCCCGTCGTCACGGTGCCCGCACCGCGCACCGTAA
- a CDS encoding Rieske (2Fe-2S) protein: MGPVAARRNLLLQSAPAGRHGSADTADWTGTWVGVGFADQLTEVGAVLPATIGHHAAHVRRTEDGLTAAINARPFGGCMSIPVHCGSTRNVRCPHLACAFSEDGGVLDSATDPGGRARVEFIGDGRRTVGLPLAQWGPLLFLNVTLEEPAPLPIADAVPPGRVAAIGSQLLSGNWLTTPQRAASAIAGMLGADAVLAAVAPNVAIVRSGTTAFTALSRPAGPTRSTVVWGLHSPSDGATTIDDRLIRGELCAMSRRT; the protein is encoded by the coding sequence ATGGGACCCGTTGCGGCGAGGCGGAATCTGCTTCTGCAGTCTGCGCCGGCGGGCCGGCACGGCAGCGCCGACACCGCCGACTGGACCGGCACGTGGGTCGGTGTCGGCTTCGCCGACCAGTTGACCGAGGTCGGCGCCGTCCTGCCCGCGACCATCGGCCACCACGCCGCCCACGTGCGACGTACCGAGGACGGGCTCACGGCCGCGATCAACGCCAGACCGTTCGGGGGGTGCATGTCGATTCCGGTGCACTGCGGCAGCACCCGCAACGTGCGCTGCCCTCACCTCGCGTGCGCGTTCAGCGAGGACGGCGGGGTACTCGACAGCGCCACCGACCCGGGCGGACGGGCCCGCGTCGAATTCATCGGCGACGGACGCAGAACCGTCGGACTGCCCCTGGCGCAGTGGGGGCCGCTGCTGTTCCTGAACGTGACGTTGGAGGAGCCGGCGCCGCTGCCCATCGCCGACGCGGTCCCACCCGGGCGCGTGGCGGCGATCGGCTCGCAATTGCTGTCCGGCAACTGGTTGACCACCCCGCAACGGGCCGCCTCGGCCATTGCGGGGATGCTCGGCGCCGACGCGGTGCTCGCGGCCGTCGCGCCGAATGTGGCGATCGTGCGCTCGGGGACGACCGCGTTCACCGCGTTGAGCCGCCCGGCAGGCCCGACCCGCAGCACCGTCGTGTGGGGACTGCATTCGCCGTCAGACGGCGCGACGACCATCGACGACCGACTGATCCGCGGCGAACTGTGCGCCATGTCACGACGGACTTAA
- a CDS encoding LamG domain-containing protein: MSADMYPDLLRLTGYGSKWSVEQGDSLDFFVHCDGPATYRAELVKLIHGDTHPSGPGFKEQTIDSPVNGDYPGRPQTIHAGSYGMVLDRRPLRVDSFTLQCWIWPTMPTKVEGYWSPGEQMIAGKWSDGTGYGLFLDLSGRVCLRINDQTLTAAEPVRDRAWHFIAATFDAPSGHAVLHHEPQIRYALDPVPAPARTTFTDTIAHSAVPFTLAAHPGHTEPDRASRQPHGWVMTDHYNGKIDAVRLCSRALTRLEIETMKLGAAPGMDERRGVGPSPDLGAALVAAWDFGLQIPTRAIVDCGPYRLDGELVGMPARAMTGHNWSGAQTSWAVDHREYGAIHFHDDDVDDARWDTDFTLDVPDHLPSAVYAVKLTTDDGDEDYIPFMVRTPLGKPQAKIAVIMSTTDYMAYANEHEATNFGSAEALLYRTPIMAPQNIFLSVHREYGYSLYDTHSDGSGVHISSRLRPILNVRPKYDSWLTQSPWQFNADLHLIDWLTELGYEFDVITDEDISYDGLERIEGYNVLITGSHPEHKDSHYLDAIHTYKDRGGRLMYMGGDGFYWRHTFHPAYGRGELTEMRRCESGIRPWQAQPGEYHHQSDGKLGGMWRFLGRDMAAVSGTSMVAQGFDISTYFKRTPESDDPRVAWAFEGIGYDERLGDFGLVGGGAAGAELDTVDTTLGSPPHTLLVATSAGLHTDAYLTVTELILTNSPGHTGTQNPRIRADMAFHETPNGGAVWAFSSISYCGSLSHNGYDNNISKLTANVLDHFRADGPLPAPDAAEVRSRGRFDSTPALNFQLPEELPH; the protein is encoded by the coding sequence GTGAGCGCCGACATGTACCCGGACCTGCTGCGCCTCACCGGTTACGGCAGCAAGTGGTCGGTCGAACAGGGCGACAGCCTCGACTTCTTCGTCCACTGCGACGGGCCCGCCACGTACCGCGCCGAACTGGTCAAGCTGATCCACGGCGACACCCATCCGAGTGGGCCGGGCTTCAAGGAGCAAACCATCGACTCGCCCGTCAACGGCGACTACCCCGGCCGCCCGCAGACCATCCACGCCGGCTCCTACGGCATGGTGCTCGACCGTCGCCCGCTGCGCGTGGACAGCTTCACCCTGCAGTGCTGGATCTGGCCGACCATGCCGACCAAGGTGGAGGGCTACTGGTCTCCCGGCGAGCAGATGATCGCCGGAAAGTGGTCCGACGGCACGGGTTACGGGTTGTTCCTCGACCTCTCCGGACGCGTGTGCCTGCGGATCAACGACCAGACGCTGACCGCGGCCGAACCCGTCCGGGACCGCGCCTGGCACTTCATCGCCGCGACGTTCGACGCCCCCAGCGGACACGCCGTCCTGCACCACGAGCCGCAGATCCGCTACGCCCTCGATCCGGTGCCCGCACCCGCCAGGACCACGTTCACCGACACGATCGCGCACAGCGCGGTGCCGTTCACGCTCGCCGCGCACCCCGGGCACACCGAACCCGACCGTGCGTCGCGCCAACCGCACGGCTGGGTGATGACCGACCATTACAACGGCAAGATCGACGCGGTGCGGCTGTGCTCACGCGCGCTCACCCGGCTCGAGATCGAGACGATGAAACTCGGTGCGGCGCCGGGGATGGACGAACGGCGCGGTGTCGGTCCCTCACCCGATCTGGGCGCCGCTCTGGTGGCCGCCTGGGATTTCGGCCTGCAGATCCCCACCCGCGCGATCGTTGACTGCGGGCCCTACCGACTCGACGGCGAACTCGTCGGCATGCCGGCCCGGGCCATGACGGGCCACAACTGGAGCGGCGCCCAGACGTCGTGGGCGGTGGACCACCGCGAGTACGGCGCCATCCACTTCCACGACGACGACGTCGACGACGCCCGCTGGGACACCGACTTCACCCTCGACGTTCCCGACCACCTGCCCAGCGCCGTCTACGCCGTCAAACTCACCACCGACGACGGCGACGAGGACTACATCCCGTTCATGGTGCGCACCCCGCTGGGCAAGCCGCAGGCCAAGATCGCGGTCATCATGTCGACGACCGACTACATGGCCTACGCCAACGAGCACGAGGCCACCAACTTCGGCAGCGCCGAAGCCCTGCTGTACCGCACCCCGATCATGGCGCCGCAGAACATCTTCCTGTCCGTGCACCGAGAGTACGGCTACTCGCTGTACGACACCCACAGCGACGGCTCCGGCGTGCACATCTCGTCGCGCCTGCGGCCGATCCTCAACGTGCGGCCCAAGTACGACTCGTGGCTGACCCAGTCGCCGTGGCAGTTCAACGCCGATCTGCACCTCATCGACTGGCTGACCGAGCTGGGGTACGAGTTCGACGTCATCACCGACGAGGACATCAGCTACGACGGCCTCGAGCGGATCGAGGGGTACAACGTGTTGATCACCGGGTCGCACCCCGAACACAAGGACAGTCACTACCTCGACGCCATCCACACCTACAAGGACCGCGGCGGACGGCTGATGTACATGGGCGGCGACGGGTTCTACTGGCGGCACACCTTCCACCCGGCCTATGGACGCGGTGAGCTCACCGAGATGCGGCGCTGCGAATCCGGCATCAGGCCCTGGCAGGCGCAACCCGGCGAGTACCACCACCAGAGCGACGGCAAGCTGGGCGGTATGTGGCGGTTCCTCGGCCGCGATATGGCTGCCGTCAGCGGAACGTCGATGGTGGCACAGGGATTCGACATCTCGACCTACTTCAAGCGCACACCCGAGAGCGACGATCCGCGGGTGGCGTGGGCGTTCGAGGGTATCGGCTACGACGAACGGCTCGGTGACTTCGGGCTCGTCGGCGGTGGCGCCGCCGGCGCCGAACTCGACACCGTCGACACCACGCTCGGGTCGCCGCCGCACACCCTGCTCGTGGCAACGTCGGCGGGACTGCACACCGACGCCTACCTCACGGTGACCGAGCTCATCCTGACCAACTCCCCCGGCCACACCGGAACGCAGAACCCGCGCATCCGCGCCGACATGGCGTTCCACGAGACCCCGAACGGCGGCGCAGTGTGGGCGTTCAGTTCGATCTCCTACTGTGGCAGCCTGTCTCACAACGGGTACGACAACAACATCTCGAAGCTGACCGCGAACGTCCTCGACCACTTCAGGGCCGACGGACCGCTGCCGGCACCCGACGCCGCCGAAGTCCGGTCCAGGGGCCGGTTCGACTCGACGCCGGCGCTGAACTTCCAGCTGCCCGAGGAATTGCCGCACTGA